A genomic window from Flavobacterium johnsoniae includes:
- a CDS encoding ABC transporter ATP-binding protein, which translates to MTKEKIHKEPKTKEKDQSPIIEIKDLHKTFGKDNTILKGLNLILHKDENLVVLGKSGSGKSVTIKCIVGLIEPDKGEIKVFDENVLNISKSELNAIRVRIGFLFQSGALYDSMSVRENLAFTLSKHKRDLSADEIEKEVMEALESVGLAEAVDKMPSELSGGMRKRIGLARTLILKPEIILYDEPTTGLDTITSREISELILDIKNKQKTSSIIITHDMACAKMTADRIVVLKDGVIHAEGTYEELEKDEDEWVRSFFE; encoded by the coding sequence ATGACAAAGGAAAAAATACATAAAGAACCTAAAACGAAAGAAAAAGATCAATCTCCAATTATCGAGATCAAAGATCTGCATAAAACTTTTGGAAAAGATAATACCATTTTAAAAGGTCTAAATCTGATTTTGCATAAAGATGAAAACCTTGTGGTTTTAGGAAAGTCAGGATCAGGAAAATCTGTTACGATAAAATGCATTGTCGGATTGATTGAACCAGACAAAGGTGAAATTAAAGTTTTTGACGAAAATGTTCTTAACATTTCAAAAAGCGAGCTGAATGCCATTAGAGTTCGAATTGGTTTTTTGTTCCAAAGTGGAGCACTTTACGATTCGATGTCAGTTAGAGAAAATCTCGCTTTTACATTGAGTAAACACAAACGCGATTTAAGTGCCGATGAAATTGAAAAAGAAGTCATGGAAGCACTAGAAAGCGTTGGTTTAGCAGAAGCCGTTGACAAAATGCCTTCGGAACTTTCGGGCGGAATGAGAAAAAGAATCGGCTTAGCGCGAACGCTAATCTTAAAACCTGAAATCATTTTGTACGACGAACCTACAACTGGTTTAGATACCATAACATCAAGAGAAATCAGCGAATTGATTTTGGATATTAAAAACAAACAAAAAACCTCGTCAATCATTATAACACACGATATGGCTTGCGCTAAAATGACTGCCGATAGAATTGTTGTTTTAAAAGACGGTGTAATTCATGCCGAAGGAACTTACGAAGAACTAGAAAAAGATGAAGACGAATGGGTGCGCTCATTTTTTGAATAA
- a CDS encoding MlaD family protein has product MEKQSGYTWKLGMFVTIGLLLFVMAVYFIGKQKNLFGSTFHITSQFKTVSGLEVGNNVRFSGINVGTVEQIQLKNDSTVIVVLVMKEDVRKFIKTDATASIGSDGLMGDKVLTITPGAKSQKMIEDNGIIASVDGIEMHDIMKSVKKSVDNIGVISDEIAIFSHSMNNGNGALARLVKDDKMANSVSNTLNNLESGTKGFSDNMEAAKSNFLLRGYYKKKEKQKEKKIEEAKEKQEEAKEKAAKEQEKKEKELKEQKEKEQKEKEEKQKEDAKKAEAEKKK; this is encoded by the coding sequence ATGGAAAAGCAATCAGGATATACTTGGAAATTAGGAATGTTTGTAACAATTGGCTTACTGCTTTTTGTAATGGCCGTATATTTTATTGGAAAACAAAAAAACCTCTTCGGTTCTACCTTTCATATCACTTCTCAATTTAAAACCGTAAGCGGATTAGAAGTTGGAAATAATGTTCGTTTTTCGGGAATTAATGTTGGAACGGTCGAACAGATTCAACTAAAAAATGATTCAACTGTAATTGTTGTTTTAGTGATGAAAGAAGATGTTCGAAAATTCATTAAAACCGATGCTACAGCAAGCATTGGATCAGATGGTTTAATGGGCGATAAAGTTTTGACCATTACTCCAGGTGCGAAGTCTCAAAAAATGATTGAAGACAACGGCATCATCGCTTCTGTAGACGGAATTGAAATGCACGACATTATGAAAAGCGTTAAAAAGAGCGTGGATAATATCGGCGTAATTTCAGATGAAATAGCCATTTTCAGCCATAGCATGAATAACGGAAATGGTGCTCTAGCCCGTTTGGTTAAAGACGATAAAATGGCAAACAGTGTTTCGAATACGCTTAATAACCTAGAATCTGGAACAAAAGGTTTCAGTGATAATATGGAAGCAGCAAAAAGCAACTTTCTTTTAAGAGGTTATTACAAGAAAAAAGAAAAACAAAAAGAAAAAAAGATAGAAGAAGCGAAAGAGAAACAAGAAGAAGCAAAAGAAAAAGCTGCTAAAGAACAAGAAAAAAAGGAGAAGGAGCTGAAAGAACAAAAGGAAAAAGAACAGAAGGAAAAAGAGGAAAAACAGAAAGAAGATGCTAAAAAAGCAGAAGCTGAAAAGAAAAAATAA